One part of the Orenia metallireducens genome encodes these proteins:
- a CDS encoding terminase large subunit yields the protein MSVTLQCTGEKNDGSRCTRTKNFSEDETPKDYTCWQHTTKKVKNNKKTSNDDVVVYSSDYNPIIEYYNKIKNKEIIVSNKVRRVYKKLVTDIRDKNSEYEYSSDHANHAIEFIENFCKHSKGKWGGKPIRLELWQKAATAAIFGFVHKIDRTRKYQEVFFVVARKNGKSTWMSAVCLYMQVADGEPGAEVYAAATKEKQAKIVWTEAKKMVKKSPVLLKSIKPLVKELRGDFNESIFVPLGSDSEKLDGLNVHCASLDEVHAWKDKNLYDVIKDGTSAREQPLIFMITTAGTVRESVYDLKYEEAEMVLDGYEDPEGYKDERFLPIIYELDKREEWTDKSKWKKANPGLGTIKKIDNLETKVNKAKANPLLVKNLLTKDFNIRETSSEAWLPFEDLNNERTFKLEELKPRYGIGGTDLSSTTDLTAAKVLFMIPNDNHIYVLQMYWLPEDLLEQRAREDKIPYDKWKDMGLLRTTPGNSVHPKFVTQWYLEVQNEYDIYLPWIGYDAWSAKYWVEEMEGYFGAEAMIKVIQGKKTLSGPMKKLGADLKANKIIYNNNPIDKWCLSNTSVDIDKNLNIQPNKQRNQRMRIDGTAALLNAYVVLQDKMQDYINMI from the coding sequence ATGAGTGTAACTTTACAATGTACTGGAGAAAAGAATGATGGCTCAAGGTGTACTAGAACAAAAAACTTTTCAGAAGATGAAACACCAAAAGACTACACTTGTTGGCAACACACTACTAAAAAAGTTAAAAACAATAAAAAGACTAGTAATGATGATGTTGTAGTTTATAGTTCTGATTATAATCCTATAATTGAATATTACAATAAGATTAAAAATAAAGAAATAATTGTATCCAATAAAGTTAGAAGAGTATATAAGAAATTAGTTACAGACATAAGAGATAAAAATAGCGAATATGAATATAGCTCAGACCATGCTAATCATGCTATTGAATTTATAGAAAACTTCTGTAAACATAGTAAGGGGAAATGGGGAGGCAAACCTATAAGGCTTGAACTATGGCAAAAGGCTGCTACTGCTGCTATATTTGGATTTGTCCATAAGATAGACAGAACTAGAAAATATCAGGAAGTATTTTTTGTAGTAGCTCGTAAAAATGGAAAGTCAACTTGGATGTCTGCTGTATGTTTATATATGCAGGTGGCCGATGGAGAACCTGGAGCAGAAGTATATGCGGCAGCTACAAAAGAAAAACAAGCAAAAATAGTTTGGACAGAAGCTAAAAAAATGGTTAAAAAGTCTCCTGTATTACTAAAAAGCATTAAACCTTTAGTAAAAGAATTGAGAGGAGATTTCAATGAATCGATTTTTGTACCTTTAGGTTCTGATAGTGAAAAATTAGATGGTCTCAATGTTCACTGTGCCTCTCTTGATGAGGTCCATGCATGGAAAGATAAAAATTTGTATGATGTTATAAAAGACGGTACATCAGCTAGAGAACAACCTCTTATTTTTATGATTACAACAGCAGGTACAGTTAGAGAGTCGGTATATGATTTAAAATATGAAGAAGCAGAAATGGTTCTCGATGGGTATGAAGACCCAGAGGGATATAAGGATGAAAGATTCTTACCGATTATCTACGAGTTAGATAAAAGAGAGGAATGGACTGATAAATCAAAGTGGAAGAAAGCTAATCCAGGGCTAGGGACTATTAAGAAAATAGATAACTTAGAAACTAAAGTGAATAAAGCTAAAGCTAATCCTTTGTTGGTGAAAAATTTGCTGACAAAGGATTTTAATATTAGAGAAACCTCTAGTGAAGCTTGGCTACCTTTCGAGGATTTGAATAATGAAAGAACTTTCAAATTAGAAGAATTAAAGCCTAGATATGGTATTGGAGGTACTGACTTATCTTCTACTACAGACTTAACTGCTGCCAAAGTATTATTTATGATACCTAACGATAATCATATCTACGTATTACAGATGTATTGGTTACCAGAGGACTTATTGGAGCAAAGAGCAAGAGAGGACAAAATACCTTATGATAAGTGGAAGGATATGGGGTTATTAAGAACTACTCCAGGTAACTCTGTACACCCTAAGTTTGTTACTCAGTGGTATCTAGAAGTGCAAAATGAATATGATATTTACTTACCTTGGATAGGTTATGATGCTTGGAGTGCTAAGTACTGGGTTGAGGAGATGGAGGGCTATTTTGGAGCAGAAGCAATGATTAAGGTTATTCAAGGAAAGAAAACTTTATCAGGTCCAATGAAGAAGTTAGGAGCTGACTTAAAAGCTAATAAGATAATTTACAATAATAACCCTATAGACAAGTGGTGCTTGAGTAATACTTCTGTAGATATAGATAAAAATTTAAATATTCAACCTAATAAGCAAAGAAACCAAAGAATGAGAATAGATGGTACTGCTGCTTTGCTCAATGCTTATGTAGTATTGCAAGATAAGATGCAAGATTATATTAACATGATTTAA
- a CDS encoding phage portal protein, with product MGIFSNLFGNKSPTNKTETVDTLKLVTERGNSFYSWNGKLFQSDIIRSCIRPKTKAIGKLEAKHIREGTDGIKINPEPYMRFLLEEPNPYMTGQMMQEKLTNQLQLNNNAFALIIRGDGGYPKEIYPIPATGVQVVFEDNKEMQLKFLLKTGQYIKVKYSDVIHLRQDYNDNDIFGESPQKALTSLMEVVNTTDQGIIKAIKNSNVIRWLLKFKSTIRPEDKELEVKKFVKNYLSIDNDAGAAATDPKFDAEQVEPNNYVPNAAQMDRTTARIYSFFGTNEKIVQSKYNEDDWNAYFEAELEPLAKQMSLEFTRKLFTRKERGFGNKIIFSANSLQYASMKTKLNLWLMVDRGAMTPNEWREILNLSPIEGGDKPLRRKDTGIVTEGGETEDNEDTD from the coding sequence TTGGGAATATTCAGTAACTTATTTGGTAATAAAAGTCCAACAAATAAAACAGAAACAGTAGATACTCTCAAACTTGTAACAGAGAGGGGGAATAGTTTTTATAGTTGGAATGGGAAGTTATTTCAATCAGATATTATTAGATCCTGTATAAGGCCAAAAACTAAAGCAATAGGAAAACTTGAAGCTAAGCATATAAGAGAGGGGACAGATGGAATCAAAATCAACCCTGAACCTTATATGCGTTTTTTATTGGAGGAGCCTAATCCTTATATGACAGGTCAGATGATGCAGGAGAAGTTGACTAATCAACTTCAACTTAACAATAATGCCTTTGCTCTAATTATCCGAGGCGATGGAGGATATCCAAAAGAGATATATCCCATTCCAGCTACAGGAGTACAAGTTGTATTTGAAGATAATAAAGAGATGCAATTGAAATTCCTGCTTAAAACTGGTCAATATATCAAAGTTAAGTATAGTGATGTCATCCATCTAAGGCAAGATTACAACGACAATGATATTTTTGGAGAGAGTCCCCAAAAGGCTCTAACATCACTTATGGAAGTGGTTAATACCACTGACCAGGGGATAATCAAAGCTATTAAAAATAGTAATGTGATTAGATGGTTACTTAAATTCAAAAGTACTATTAGACCAGAGGATAAAGAGTTAGAAGTTAAAAAGTTTGTTAAAAACTACTTATCAATAGACAATGATGCAGGGGCAGCAGCTACAGATCCTAAGTTTGATGCTGAGCAAGTTGAGCCAAATAATTATGTACCAAATGCCGCACAAATGGATAGAACAACCGCTCGTATATATAGTTTCTTTGGTACTAATGAGAAGATAGTTCAATCTAAGTACAATGAAGATGATTGGAATGCTTATTTTGAAGCCGAATTAGAACCATTAGCTAAGCAAATGAGCTTAGAATTCACTAGAAAACTATTCACTAGAAAAGAGCGAGGGTTTGGTAATAAGATTATATTCTCAGCCAATAGCTTACAGTATGCAAGTATGAAAACTAAGCTCAACCTATGGTTAATGGTTGATAGAGGAGCTATGACTCCAAATGAATGGAGAGAAATATTAAATCTTAGTCCTATTGAGGGTGGAGATAAACCGCTAAGAAGAAAAGATACAGGAATAGTCACAGAGGGAGGTGAGACAGAAGATAATGAAGATACCGATTAG
- a CDS encoding major tail protein — protein sequence MSNKVKFGLEQVHVAFLGVSQTKSIEVTKTPSADGEITVTVTADTLLGVDSPVTVIVPLASETHDNVAKVASVLVNALNNNSTLNAVFRASHNAGVIKLVTKVAQDNDSTLDITFTDTGSTGATLGVAQDVAEGTTSWGIPKPIPGAVGFSTSPEGDTSEFYADNTKYFTYTTNNGYTGDLEMANIPDEILAEMLGMTIDSNGMLVESANDEPKYFALLFQVQGDQKNRRMVYYRCKASRPSEENSTNEASVNPSTDTLNLEMLPTEDKNKYVKGKLQLSESNQAVYNSFFDSVLLPNIA from the coding sequence ATGAGTAACAAAGTCAAATTCGGACTGGAACAGGTTCATGTGGCATTTTTAGGTGTGTCTCAGACCAAAAGCATAGAGGTAACTAAAACACCATCTGCAGATGGTGAGATAACAGTTACAGTTACAGCAGATACTCTTTTAGGAGTTGATTCTCCAGTTACTGTTATAGTTCCATTAGCTTCTGAAACTCACGATAATGTTGCAAAGGTAGCATCAGTATTAGTTAATGCTTTAAATAATAACAGTACTCTTAATGCTGTATTTAGAGCAAGCCATAATGCAGGAGTAATTAAGCTAGTTACTAAGGTAGCACAGGATAATGATAGCACATTAGATATTACATTCACAGATACTGGATCTACAGGAGCTACATTAGGAGTTGCTCAAGATGTCGCAGAAGGTACAACTAGTTGGGGAATTCCTAAACCTATACCAGGAGCAGTTGGATTTTCAACTTCTCCAGAGGGAGACACATCAGAATTTTATGCTGATAATACTAAGTATTTCACATATACAACTAATAACGGATATACAGGAGATTTAGAAATGGCTAATATCCCCGATGAGATACTTGCTGAAATGCTTGGGATGACTATAGATTCTAACGGAATGCTTGTCGAATCTGCAAATGATGAACCAAAATACTTTGCTTTGCTCTTCCAGGTTCAAGGTGACCAAAAGAATAGAAGGATGGTTTATTATAGATGTAAAGCATCTAGACCTTCAGAAGAGAACAGTACCAATGAAGCAAGTGTAAACCCTTCAACAGATACATTAAATTTAGAGATGCTTCCAACTGAAGATAAGAATAAATATGTTAAAGGTAAATTGCAGTTATCAGAGAGTAATCAAGCAGTGTACAATTCATTCTTTGATAGTGTATTATTACCAAATATAGCTTAG
- a CDS encoding phage major capsid protein: MVIDGVEKAQRKKITREILVGDGATNHLVGIFSTNATAIDPATDVEIAAIDNNTLDNIIFSYGGDEDVEDAAVLILNKKDLKAFSQLRTDDGKKFHTIVTNGNTGTIDGIPFIINSACKAISDDATTAGSYSMAYGSLSNYKLVLFSDTEIKRSDDFKFKQGVIAHRGSGYFGGNVVSKNGFLRIKKASAV, encoded by the coding sequence ATGGTTATAGATGGTGTTGAAAAAGCTCAAAGAAAGAAAATTACTAGAGAAATTTTAGTAGGAGATGGAGCAACTAACCACTTAGTGGGTATTTTCTCTACTAATGCTACAGCAATCGACCCTGCAACTGATGTAGAAATTGCTGCAATAGACAATAATACTTTAGATAATATCATCTTTAGTTATGGTGGGGACGAAGACGTAGAAGATGCTGCTGTGTTAATCCTTAACAAGAAAGATTTAAAGGCGTTTTCTCAACTTCGTACTGATGACGGAAAGAAATTTCATACTATTGTAACTAACGGTAATACAGGTACTATTGATGGAATTCCTTTTATTATCAATAGTGCTTGTAAAGCTATCTCCGATGATGCAACTACAGCTGGAAGTTATTCGATGGCGTATGGTTCATTATCCAACTATAAATTAGTATTGTTCAGCGACACAGAAATTAAACGTTCAGATGACTTCAAATTCAAGCAAGGAGTTATTGCTCATAGAGGTTCTGGATACTTTGGTGGTAATGTTGTATCTAAGAATGGATTTTTGAGAATTAAGAAAGCTTCAGCGGTATAA
- a CDS encoding ATP-binding protein: protein MAQIIQENPQKIISLNRSMEKGALTAQNSKKSTSQSMTSSPINKVKQLRYKQIWELQNGEVDKSQFACQLCCDKEIVVSKAGDKFTAEDCKCRHEKEIKAKKEQEQKKYEQNIKSAEIREEFKAKTFKDFKWLEGKKEAKLVAMDYVENFDFYNERGIGLTLVGKCGRGKTLLSHIIGQEIIKKGYTVINTVAKEFYEDIKATYNDFSKNTGDLVSSAKQVDLLIIDNLNAERFGADEIDKLFIIINYRIENKKPTIINSTGDLDYLNKKLASDHVSRLIGKNGEPIKVGGIDMRVKQGELITSLRNKNIARLKSRLGNGY from the coding sequence ATGGCTCAGATAATACAAGAGAATCCACAAAAGATAATCAGTCTCAATCGGAGTATGGAGAAGGGTGCTTTGACAGCCCAGAACTCCAAGAAATCGACCTCACAATCGATGACCTCTAGTCCAATAAATAAAGTTAAACAGCTTAGATATAAGCAGATTTGGGAGCTGCAAAATGGAGAAGTAGATAAATCTCAATTTGCTTGTCAACTCTGCTGTGATAAGGAGATAGTAGTAAGCAAAGCTGGAGATAAATTTACTGCAGAAGACTGTAAGTGTCGACATGAGAAGGAGATTAAGGCTAAAAAGGAACAAGAGCAGAAGAAGTATGAGCAGAATATTAAATCTGCTGAGATAAGAGAAGAGTTCAAAGCTAAGACCTTTAAGGATTTCAAGTGGCTAGAAGGTAAGAAAGAAGCCAAATTAGTAGCTATGGACTATGTTGAAAACTTTGATTTTTATAATGAAAGGGGTATTGGACTAACCTTAGTTGGCAAATGTGGGAGAGGTAAGACTTTATTAAGTCATATTATAGGCCAAGAAATCATCAAGAAAGGCTATACAGTCATTAATACAGTAGCTAAAGAGTTCTATGAGGATATCAAAGCAACCTATAACGATTTTAGTAAGAATACAGGGGACTTAGTTAGCTCTGCCAAACAAGTCGATCTATTAATAATAGATAACCTAAATGCTGAAAGGTTTGGAGCAGATGAGATAGATAAGCTCTTTATCATCATTAATTATAGAATTGAGAATAAGAAGCCAACAATTATCAATTCTACAGGAGACTTAGATTATCTCAACAAGAAGTTAGCTTCTGATCATGTCAGTCGATTAATTGGTAAGAATGGAGAACCGATTAAAGTTGGTGGAATAGATATGAGAGTTAAACAAGGCGAATTGATAACTAGTTTGAGGAATAAGAATATTGCTAGGCTTAAAAGCAGATTAGGAAATGGTTACTAA
- a CDS encoding phage head-tail adapter protein, whose translation MRHNKVIYLPTMIIKEDEWGNEVEVPDWKLVYANEYSIGSNEYYNAAVNGLRPEESFEIYSFEYNKEKKFKYNDEEYKIIRTQGKGEKIVLIGEKVAGDG comes from the coding sequence ATGCGACATAACAAAGTGATATATCTACCAACTATGATAATTAAAGAAGATGAATGGGGAAATGAAGTAGAAGTCCCTGACTGGAAACTTGTATATGCTAACGAGTATTCTATTGGTTCTAATGAGTATTATAATGCTGCTGTCAATGGATTAAGACCTGAAGAATCCTTTGAGATATATTCTTTTGAGTATAATAAGGAAAAGAAATTCAAATATAACGATGAAGAATATAAAATAATTCGTACTCAAGGCAAAGGTGAGAAAATAGTACTTATTGGAGAGAAGGTGGCTGGAGATGGTTAG
- a CDS encoding head maturation protease, ClpP-related: MKIPIRGFIVANDEKEIYEWFGYEVTCPRDVAGWLEKTNGETLEVEINSPGGDVYSGSEIYTALMNYKGKVNVDIVGVAASAASVIAMAGDIVRISPTAQIMIHNVSSRASGDYRSMEHKAEMLKNYNKSIANAYRLKTGMEEQELFDLMDSGGSANTGAWLTAQKSKELGFADEIMFDTGNKLVASAGINDGMLPQGVIDKMRNLLPELKNRDIEDSSEQIENEEETEDVVAKDELEQEELEEVENVVNQAKVDIDKFKARLNLLKLKGEMIND, encoded by the coding sequence ATGAAGATACCGATTAGAGGTTTTATTGTTGCAAATGATGAGAAAGAAATTTATGAGTGGTTTGGTTATGAAGTAACTTGCCCTCGTGATGTTGCTGGTTGGCTAGAAAAAACCAATGGAGAAACGTTAGAAGTTGAAATCAACAGTCCTGGCGGAGACGTCTATAGTGGCTCAGAAATCTATACAGCATTAATGAATTACAAAGGAAAGGTTAATGTTGATATAGTCGGTGTTGCTGCAAGTGCTGCTAGCGTTATAGCTATGGCAGGAGATATTGTTAGAATCTCGCCTACTGCTCAGATTATGATTCATAATGTATCTAGTAGAGCTAGTGGAGATTATAGAAGTATGGAGCATAAAGCAGAAATGCTAAAGAACTACAATAAATCAATAGCTAATGCTTACAGACTAAAAACAGGGATGGAAGAACAAGAGTTATTCGATTTGATGGATTCTGGAGGTTCAGCAAACACAGGGGCTTGGTTAACTGCTCAAAAATCAAAAGAGCTAGGTTTTGCTGATGAAATTATGTTTGATACAGGTAATAAATTGGTTGCTAGTGCTGGTATTAATGATGGGATGTTGCCTCAAGGTGTTATTGATAAAATGAGAAACTTACTCCCTGAATTAAAGAATCGAGATATAGAAGATAGCAGTGAACAGATTGAAAATGAAGAGGAAACTGAAGATGTAGTTGCTAAAGACGAACTAGAGCAAGAAGAGCTAGAAGAGGTTGAAAATGTAGTTAATCAAGCTAAAGTCGATATAGATAAATTTAAAGCAAGACTAAACTTATTGAAATTAAAAGGAGAGATGATAAATGACTAA
- a CDS encoding putative metallopeptidase, giving the protein MANYSEAPEVEEIAQKIIKEHRNDLANAQIYYMFRDKAAKSKGDIVQGRARKVSNIYNHVTGLDYIIEIAEDEWKQLTEKGKYALVHHELNHCGRDENDNWTTFNHDFTGFLDVLELYGFYDRDLKSLRTSLTQMKLPIDDRFEGGGLRLVNNR; this is encoded by the coding sequence ATGGCTAATTATAGTGAAGCACCAGAAGTTGAAGAGATTGCTCAAAAAATTATTAAAGAACATAGAAATGATTTAGCTAATGCTCAAATATATTATATGTTTAGAGATAAAGCAGCTAAAAGTAAAGGTGATATTGTTCAAGGTAGAGCTAGAAAGGTTAGTAATATATATAATCATGTAACAGGATTGGATTATATAATTGAAATTGCTGAAGATGAATGGAAGCAATTAACCGAGAAAGGGAAATATGCTTTAGTTCACCATGAGTTAAATCACTGTGGTAGGGATGAAAATGACAATTGGACAACTTTTAACCATGATTTTACTGGTTTCTTAGATGTATTAGAGCTATATGGATTTTATGATAGAGACTTAAAGAGTTTGAGAACTAGTTTAACTCAAATGAAACTACCAATTGATGATAGATTTGAAGGTGGGGGATTAAGGTTAGTAAATAATAGATAA
- a CDS encoding phage major capsid protein produces the protein MTKAEYFKTRNAMMTEAQNLIDSGDVESANAKMEEIEELDEKYDNVCKAKANMEALKDNTTSEMDNIVAGNTETVEIAGNQNADKEKLKAYGSDLKMDNIITVGTSKIVIPERSSSSINGTFNEVSSLIDRVDVVEMQGGESFKQPYIKGYGEGGYTGQGADYTDTETVFDYAEINKAKITAYAEHPEEIERLPEANYATMQLWL, from the coding sequence ATGACTAAAGCAGAATATTTTAAGACAAGAAATGCAATGATGACAGAAGCTCAAAATTTAATCGACTCTGGAGATGTAGAATCTGCAAATGCTAAGATGGAAGAGATTGAAGAATTAGATGAAAAATATGATAATGTTTGTAAAGCCAAAGCTAACATGGAAGCTTTAAAGGATAACACAACTTCTGAAATGGATAATATTGTTGCCGGAAATACTGAAACTGTAGAGATTGCAGGAAACCAAAATGCCGACAAAGAAAAATTAAAAGCTTACGGTAGTGATTTAAAAATGGATAATATCATTACTGTAGGAACTAGTAAAATTGTTATTCCTGAGCGTTCATCAAGTAGTATTAATGGTACATTCAATGAGGTGTCAAGCTTAATTGATAGAGTTGATGTTGTAGAGATGCAAGGTGGAGAAAGCTTTAAACAACCATATATTAAAGGATATGGCGAAGGCGGTTATACTGGACAAGGTGCTGACTATACTGATACAGAAACTGTCTTTGATTATGCAGAAATAAATAAAGCTAAAATAACTGCTTATGCAGAGCATCCAGAAGAGATTGAAAGATTACCAGAAGCTAACTATGCAACTATGCAACTATGGTTATAG
- a CDS encoding HK97 gp10 family phage protein yields the protein MVRTVSVDDLAAVITEEVKKYTDDVQEEIKKEVKSTASKVKKEIKAKSPKDTGEYADGWSSKTSTKGGQIEVTIYNKEKPSLTHLLEMGHAKRNGGKVAAIPHIRPSYDNLIPQMEKKIEKIIKNGGG from the coding sequence ATGGTTAGAACAGTTAGTGTAGATGATCTAGCAGCTGTAATCACTGAAGAAGTAAAAAAATACACTGATGATGTCCAAGAAGAAATAAAGAAAGAGGTAAAATCAACTGCAAGTAAAGTTAAAAAAGAGATAAAAGCAAAGTCTCCTAAGGATACTGGAGAATATGCTGATGGATGGAGCAGCAAAACAAGTACTAAAGGTGGTCAGATTGAGGTCACAATCTACAATAAAGAAAAACCTAGTCTTACACATCTTTTAGAAATGGGTCATGCTAAAAGAAATGGGGGTAAGGTAGCGGCAATCCCCCATATTCGACCTTCGTATGATAACTTAATTCCACAGATGGAGAAAAAAATAGAGAAAATCATTAAGAACGGTGGTGGATAA
- a CDS encoding head-tail connector protein, with product MSLIDEIKPVLRITASDFNGEIQGLIDAAKVDLRISGINNIDETDALIKRAIILYCKANFGYDNPDSDKFQKSYDMLKNHLALSSEYAVVDDNAT from the coding sequence ATGTCTTTAATAGATGAAATTAAGCCAGTATTAAGAATTACAGCCAGCGATTTCAATGGAGAAATACAAGGTTTGATTGATGCAGCGAAAGTTGATTTAAGAATATCTGGGATTAACAATATAGATGAAACAGATGCCTTAATCAAAAGAGCTATAATTCTCTATTGTAAGGCTAATTTTGGTTATGATAATCCAGACTCAGATAAATTTCAAAAATCTTATGATATGCTAAAGAACCACTTGGCACTATCTTCTGAGTATGCGGTAGTTGATGACAATGCGACATAA